The Flavobacterium sp. M31R6 nucleotide sequence AACGGACCCTACTTCTGTAATGCGGATGCAAAAATACAACTATTTTTGAGAAGCGCAATAGTAGAGGCAAAAAAAATTTATTTTTTTTAATATGCCTTAGCAAACAGCACCCTTCCAACCGAACTTTTACCAGTAAACACACAGCTTCCCGCCTGTTCAACCCTATCCAAAGGAATGCATCTTATCGTTGCTTTTGTCAATTCTTTAATTTTCTCTTCGGTCTCCGCAGTACCATCCCAATGTGCTGAAACAAAGCCTCCTTCACCATCAAGAATAGCCTTAAACTCGTCAAAACTATTTACTTCTGTAATGTGAGTATTTCTATAATTTAATGCTTTTTCGAACAAATCTTTTTGAATTTGCTCCAATAAATCGCTTATATAAGTTGTGATTCCATCTTTTAAAACCACTTCTTTGGTCAAAGTATCTCTTCTAGCTACTTCAAAAGTTCCGTTTTCCAAATCTTTTGGACCTACAGCTATTCGCACAGGCACTCCTTTTAATTCCCATTCAGCAAATTTGAATCCTGGTTTTTGAGTTGTTCTATTATCGAATTTTACCGAGATATTTAATTTTCTTAACGCTTTAACCAAAACATCCACTTCGCTTGAAATAACTTCCAATTGTTCATCACTCTTATATATAGGAACAATAACAACTTGAATCGGAGCTAAATTAGGAGGCAACACCAATCCTTGGTCGTCAGAATGCGTCATTACCAGCGCTCCCATCAATCGGGTCGAAACACCCCATGAAGTTCCCCAAACGTGTTCTTGCTTACCTTCTGCATTAGCAAATTTAACATCAAAAGCTTTTGCGAAATTTTGACCCAAAAAGTGAGAAGTTCCAGCCTGCAAGGCTTTTCCATCCTGCATCAAGGCTTCGATACAGTAGGTTTCTTCAGCACCGGCAAAACGTTCTGTTTCTGTTTTCAATCCTTTTATAACTGGAATTGCCATAAAATTCTCGGCAAAATCAGCATACACATGCATCATTTTCTCTGATTCTTCTACAGCCTCAGCTTTCGTTGCATGTGCCGTATGTCCTTCTTGCCATAAAAACTCAGCAGTTCTCAAGAATAATCGGGTTCTCATTTCCCAACGCACCACATTGGCCCATTGGTTAATTAACAATGGTAAATCTCTGTAGGATTGTACCCATCCTTTATAGGTAGACCAAATAATAGCTTCACTAGTAGGACGGACAATTAATTCTTCTTCCAGTTTTGCATTGGGATCCACCATTAGTTTCCCAGGTTTATCCGGATCATTTTTCAATCTATAGTGAGTAACAATGGCACATTCCTTGGCAAATCCTTCAGCATTTTTCTCTTCGGCTTCAAACATGCTTTTAGGAACAAATAAAGGGAAATAGGCATTTTGATGTCCTGTTTCTTTAAACATTCTATCCAATTCTGCTTGCATTTTTTCCCATATAGCATACCCATATGGCTTAATCACCATACATCCTCTAACTCCTGAATTTTCAGCTAAATCGGCCTTAACAACCAACTCATTGTACCATTTTGAATAATCTTCTGCTCGTGTCGTAAGGTTCTTGCTCATTTTGAATAATTTGGCATAATATTTGTTTATATATAATTTAACTAAATAATTACGCAAAACTAACTAAATTTGTATTGTCCAACAATAAAATAATCTACCGAAATGAAAACAAATGCATTAATTACTCGGAAAACACCACTTTATTTCTTAATCGGCTTTTTGAGTTTAGTAGTAACCTCTTGTGGCTCTTACCAAAATAGTTCCTATTACGATAATGACGGAGTTTATAGCACAAATGGAGAGAAAATTGTGATAAAGGACAACCAACCCAATTCAGCTTCAATTCAATACAAACAATACTTCAGTTCATTACAAAGCACTGGAGGTTCTGGTGAAATATTTACAGATGTAAATAGTTATGGCAGTAACTATAATACCGAAAATGATTCTATACAAGCACCATCAACAGGCTATGCATCCTGGGGTAGTTCTCCTCAAGAAACAACTGTAGTTGTATATCCCGACAGTTATTGGTCAATAGGATTTGGTTGGGGTTACCCTTATTATGGTTATGGATATGGATACCCATATTATGGCTGGGGATATCCTTATTATGGTTGGGGATACCCGGGTTACGGATGGGGATATCCAGGATACGGATGCGGCTATCCCGGTTATGGTTATGGATATGCTCACGCAACACCTTATGCTTATAATTACAGTAGAAGAGGTTCCTCTTATGGCGGAAGTTATAACAATTCAATTTACAACAATAATAGAGTTAGCGCCTATAGCAGAAACGGTATTACAAGCAGAAATAGTACTTACAATAGAAACAGTACTAGCATAAGTAGACAGGCTCCTACTTTCACGAACCGAAATAGTAATACTTCATCGAGAAATTACACTCAAAATCAATCAAGAAGTTCTTACACACAAAGCCGATCCAACTCCTCCAGCAATTACCAACGATCAAGTTACTCTCCTAGTAGCAGTAATAGTTCATACAGAAGTAGTGGTAGCAGCAGCAGTATGTCTAGCGGTGGAGGTGCCAGAATGTCTAGCGGCGGCGGCGGTGGCGGTAGAATGGGTGGTGGCGGCAGAAGATAGAAAAATCACTGAACTAGAAATTAACCAACCCTAAGACCAACCAAATGAAAAAGAACCTATTGTTATTTTTAGTAGCAGGGCTAACGTTCTCTACAATACACTCACAGGAAATTAAAGATGCAATGCGTTATACACAAAGCGAATTGCACGGAACAGCTCGTTTTACAGCTATGAGCGGTGCTTTTGGAGCACTGGGAGGAGATTTATCATCCATCAATGTAAATCCAGCGGGTTCGGCGGTATTCAACAACAATCAATTTGCCACTACAATGGGGAGTTACAGCACCAAAAACAATTCTGATTATTTTGGTACTGGCACTTCGGCAAGTGATAGCAATTTCGACCTAAATCAAGCAGGAGGTGTTTTCGTTTTTAAAACCAGAAACCCTAATAACGATTGGAAAAAATTCTCGATGTCCATCAATTATGAAAATACTAATAATTATGACAATTCATTATTTTCAGCTGGAACAAGCCCTGTAAATTCAGTTGCAAATTATTTTATAAGTTATGCAAATGGAGTTCCTTTAGATTTACTCGAAAATGGTAATTATGCTAGTTTAGACAATGGAGCACAGCAAGCTTTTCTGGGCTATCAAGGCTATATCATCAACCCAGTAAGCAACACTCCCACTAATACATTATACACATCAAATGTTCGCTCAGGAGGCAATTACCATCAAGAAAACAGTACTTATTCCCATGGTTATAACGGGAAACTTATTTTTAACAGCGGATTACAATACAAAGATTTCTTGTATTTTGGTTTTAACCTGAATTCTCACTTTACTGATTACGTACAGAACACTAACTTCTATGAATCCAACAATAATCCTTTGGATGCAAATTATGAAGTTAAGAGCTTGAATTTTTCAAATAGTTTACATACTTATGGAGCAGGTTTTTCATTCCAAGTAGGAGCTATTGCAAAATTAACTAATGAAATGCGTTTGGGTTTTGCATATGAATCACCAACATGGTATAATTTACAAGACGAACTTTCGCAAAGATTAACAGCCATTAGCAGCAACATCGCAGAAACACTTCCTCCTGATGTGGTCGATCCATTTGTTATTAATTATTATGCTCCTTATGATTTACGCACTCCCGGAAGTTTAACCGGAAGTTTTGCCTATATTTTTGGAAAATCGGGGTTAATAAGTGTAGATTACAAATACAAAGACTATAGCTGTACAGAATTTAGCCCAACAAACGATCCTTATTACAGAGGTTTAAATAGTGCTATGCATAATGCCCTTGGTAGCAGCAATGAAGTAAGAGTGGGTGCCGAATATAAAATACAAAACTTCAGACTAAGAGGCGGATATCGTTTTGAAGGAAGTCCTTATAATAATTCGGCTACTGTAGGCGATTTAAACAGTTTTTCTGGTGGTTTAGGATATAGTTTTGGCTCCATAAAGCTTGATTTTTCGTATGTGAATGTTCATTCCACATCACAAAATCAGTTCTTTTCGCAAGGTTTTACAGAAAGCGCCAGAATCAATACGTACAAAAACAATTTCACTATGACTGTCATATTTGAAATGTAAAAAACACTCACTCCATATAACTGAACCACTTTTGAACATACTCAAAAGTGGTTTTCATTTTTTATGGTAAAAATGATTTAATATTGAATATAATAAGGAAGAGTTTTTGATTCATGTTATGAAAAAC carries:
- the proS gene encoding proline--tRNA ligase, which gives rise to MSKNLTTRAEDYSKWYNELVVKADLAENSGVRGCMVIKPYGYAIWEKMQAELDRMFKETGHQNAYFPLFVPKSMFEAEEKNAEGFAKECAIVTHYRLKNDPDKPGKLMVDPNAKLEEELIVRPTSEAIIWSTYKGWVQSYRDLPLLINQWANVVRWEMRTRLFLRTAEFLWQEGHTAHATKAEAVEESEKMMHVYADFAENFMAIPVIKGLKTETERFAGAEETYCIEALMQDGKALQAGTSHFLGQNFAKAFDVKFANAEGKQEHVWGTSWGVSTRLMGALVMTHSDDQGLVLPPNLAPIQVVIVPIYKSDEQLEVISSEVDVLVKALRKLNISVKFDNRTTQKPGFKFAEWELKGVPVRIAVGPKDLENGTFEVARRDTLTKEVVLKDGITTYISDLLEQIQKDLFEKALNYRNTHITEVNSFDEFKAILDGEGGFVSAHWDGTAETEEKIKELTKATIRCIPLDRVEQAGSCVFTGKSSVGRVLFAKAY
- a CDS encoding OmpP1/FadL family transporter, whose amino-acid sequence is MKKNLLLFLVAGLTFSTIHSQEIKDAMRYTQSELHGTARFTAMSGAFGALGGDLSSINVNPAGSAVFNNNQFATTMGSYSTKNNSDYFGTGTSASDSNFDLNQAGGVFVFKTRNPNNDWKKFSMSINYENTNNYDNSLFSAGTSPVNSVANYFISYANGVPLDLLENGNYASLDNGAQQAFLGYQGYIINPVSNTPTNTLYTSNVRSGGNYHQENSTYSHGYNGKLIFNSGLQYKDFLYFGFNLNSHFTDYVQNTNFYESNNNPLDANYEVKSLNFSNSLHTYGAGFSFQVGAIAKLTNEMRLGFAYESPTWYNLQDELSQRLTAISSNIAETLPPDVVDPFVINYYAPYDLRTPGSLTGSFAYIFGKSGLISVDYKYKDYSCTEFSPTNDPYYRGLNSAMHNALGSSNEVRVGAEYKIQNFRLRGGYRFEGSPYNNSATVGDLNSFSGGLGYSFGSIKLDFSYVNVHSTSQNQFFSQGFTESARINTYKNNFTMTVIFEM